In one window of Gossypium hirsutum isolate 1008001.06 chromosome A01, Gossypium_hirsutum_v2.1, whole genome shotgun sequence DNA:
- the LOC107936135 gene encoding serine/threonine-protein kinase PBL27: MGGGGCFPCFGSSNKEKSNNGGKSIKELNNKDSIKDGSVGQSHHVNRASLDKSKSRSGSDSKKEPAVSKNGSTENIPAQTFTFRELAAATKNFRPECLLGEGGFGRVYKGRLESTGQVVAVKQLDRNGLQGNREFLVEVLMLSLLHHPNLVNLIGYCADGDQRLLVHEFMPLGSLEDHLHDLPPDKEPLDWNTRMKIAAGAAKGLEYLHDEASPPVIYRDLKSSNILLDEGYHPKLSDFGLAKLGPVGDKTHVSTRVRGTYGYCAPEYAMTGQLTLKSDVYSFGVVFLELITWRKAIDNMRAPGEQNLVAWARPLFKDRRKFPKMADPLLQGRYPMHGLYQALAVAAMCLQEQAATRPLMRDVVTALTYLASQTYDPNAPGNQSNRVGPSNPRLKDDRNMADGLDSPEGRGWHHGSPSTHRNSPDYRKRNQVRESSTGSELIRNDAGGGSGRKCGSDDSERQESNRGSPLNASRARETPHNRVLDRERAVAEAKVRGENWRERKRANAMGSFDGTNE; the protein is encoded by the exons ATGGGTGGTGGTGGGTGTTTTCCTTGTTTTGGATCATCAAACAAGGAAAAAAGTAATAATGGTGGGAAATCCATTAAAGAACTGAACAACAAGGATTCAATTAAAGATGGCTCAGTTGGTCAGTCTCATCATGTTAATAGAGCTAGTTTAG ACAAATCGAAATCCCGGAGTGGTTCTGATTCTAAGAAGGAACCTGCAGTATCTAAAAATGGATCAACCGAAAATATCCCAGCTCAAACATTTACATTTCGAGAGCTTGCTGCTGCCACAAAGAACTTTAGGCCGGAATGTCTATTAGGAGAAGGTGGTTTTGGACGTGTTTACAAGGGCCGGTTGGAAAGTACGGGACAG GTCGTTGCTGTCAAACAGCTTGATAGAAATGGCCTTCAGGGAAATAGAGAATTCCTCGTTGAAGTTCTCATGCTTAGTCTCTTACACCACCCAAACCTTGTCAACCTGATTGGTTATTGTGCCGATGGGGACCAACGCCTCCTTGTCCATGAGTTTATGCCTTTAGGGTCATTGGAGGATCATTTACATG ATCTTCCACCGGATAAGGAACCTTTGGACTGGAATACGAGAATGAAGATTGCAGCTGGTGCAGCCAAGGGATTGGAATACTTGCACGATGAAGCTAGTCCTCCTGTTATATACCGAGACTTAAAATCATCCAACATCCTTCTTGATGAAGGCTATCACCCTAAATTATCAGATTTCGGGCTTGCGAAACTAGGTCCTGTTGGTGACAAAACCCATGTGTCCACTCGTGTAAGGGGTACTTATGGTTATTGTGCTCCGGAATATGCAATGACCGGCCAGCTCACTCTAAAATCCGATGTCTACAGTTTCGGAGTGGTCTTTCTCGAGCTTATCACGTGGCGCAAGGCCATTGATAATATGCGTGCTCCTGGAGAGCAGAATCTGGTTGCATGG GCACGACCGCTTTTCAAAGATCGTAGGAAGTTTCCGAAAATGGCTGACCCGCTACTACAAGGTCGTTATCCAATGCATGGATTATACCAAGCTCTTGCAGTTGCAGCAATGTGTTTGCAAGAGCAAGCGGCTACAAGGCCTTTAATGCGCGATGTGGTTACGGCCCTTACGTATTTAGCCTCACAAACTTATGACCCAAATGCCCCTGGCAACCAAAGCAACAGAGTCGGTCCATCAAATCCAAGACTTAAGGATGATAGGAATATGGCTGACGGGTTAGACAGCCCCGAGGGTCGTGGATGGCATCATGGTTCTCCTTCCACGCATAGAAATTCACCTGATTACAGGAAGAGGAATCAGGTGAGGGAATCTAGCACCGGTTCTGAGTTGATCAGGAATGACGCTGGTGGGGGATCAGGGAGGAAATGTGGTTCGGATGATTCGGAACGACAAGAATCTAATAGAGGCAGCCCACTGAATGCATCAAGAGCAAGGGAAACTCCACATAATCGTGTTCTCGATAGAGAACGTGCTGTTGCGGAGGCCAAAGTACGGGGTGAGAATTGGAGGGAGAGAAAACGGGCGAACGCAATGGGTAGCTTTGATGGTACAAATGAGTAA